One window of Flavobacterium dauae genomic DNA carries:
- the priA gene encoding replication restart helicase PriA: MDYFIDVIVPIAVTTTFTYRVSQAEYNFLQQGMRVAVPFGKRLVYTALVLNKHNQKPQLYEAKDIHTIIDEQPIVTQIQIEFWQWLAQYYMCSLGEVYKAALPSAFLLESETILSFNRDLVVDLRSLSDDEFLLYEAFEQQPILRFDEVQNILNKKKVFGVIDELLKKDIIYLNQHIHEKYKPKLVKYVALHDDFKDEKILINLLDNQLKTEKQRALVLKYFQLSTQKTAIELKELLKEAEVSTAIFSNLEKKQIFTVYTLAEDRVQFTDAFLNDIQFTEAQTSAIQSIKDQFEKYDVTLLNAVTGAGKTEMYIKLIQECIEKNQQALFLVPEIGLTTQLVQRLTAYFGNKVAVFNSKYSENERVEVYQHVLNQSENAQVVIGSRSSIFLPFKNLQLIIVDEEHEASYKQVDPAPRFHTRDAAIVLAKMFNAKVLLGSATPSLESYYNSYQQKYGYVELNQRFTNVKLPEIILVDLKEARRKKEVNGIFSIKLIDAITEALYNGEQVLLFQNRRGYSPVLECLTCGNVPHCTSCDVSLTYYKRQNYLKCHYCGYTMAMPTKCHSCHSTDLTTKGLGTEQIEDALRSIFPNKQIARMDQDTTRGKFAFERLIDGFKNREIDIMVGTQMLAKGLDFDNVSLVGIMNADSMLTFPDFRAYERAYQLMTQVAGRAGRKNKQGKVLIQTYNPYHNTIQQVTQNDYKAMFKEQMYERLNFKYPPFYRLIRLQMKHTDFNKVKEASTWLATNMRNNINGILVLGPQEPSINRIRNQYIQIVLIKLPLNKPVNVLKTAIQKSISSLETIGMYKGVKTTISVDFY, from the coding sequence ATGGACTATTTTATAGATGTTATCGTTCCCATAGCGGTAACAACTACTTTTACATATAGGGTTTCGCAGGCAGAATATAATTTTTTGCAGCAAGGTATGCGCGTTGCCGTTCCGTTTGGTAAACGTTTGGTTTATACAGCATTGGTTTTAAACAAACACAACCAAAAGCCACAGCTTTACGAAGCTAAAGATATTCATACCATTATAGACGAACAACCCATTGTAACTCAAATTCAAATAGAATTTTGGCAGTGGCTTGCACAATATTATATGTGTTCGTTGGGCGAGGTTTACAAAGCGGCTTTACCATCTGCTTTTTTGTTAGAAAGTGAAACCATATTGAGTTTTAACCGCGATTTGGTGGTTGATTTAAGATCTCTATCCGATGATGAATTTTTATTGTACGAAGCGTTTGAACAGCAACCTATTCTTCGGTTTGATGAGGTTCAGAATATTCTAAACAAAAAGAAAGTTTTCGGCGTTATTGATGAATTATTGAAAAAAGATATCATCTATCTAAACCAACACATTCACGAAAAATACAAACCAAAACTGGTTAAATATGTTGCCTTACACGATGATTTTAAAGACGAAAAAATCTTAATAAACCTTTTAGACAATCAATTAAAAACCGAAAAACAACGAGCACTTGTTTTAAAATACTTTCAGTTAAGTACGCAAAAAACAGCAATCGAATTAAAAGAGTTATTGAAAGAAGCCGAAGTTTCAACCGCCATTTTTAGTAATCTGGAGAAAAAACAAATTTTCACGGTTTATACCTTAGCCGAAGATCGTGTACAGTTTACCGATGCTTTTTTAAACGATATTCAGTTTACCGAAGCTCAAACATCAGCTATTCAATCCATAAAAGATCAGTTCGAAAAGTACGATGTAACTTTATTGAATGCCGTAACGGGTGCCGGAAAAACCGAAATGTATATAAAACTGATACAAGAATGTATCGAAAAAAATCAGCAGGCATTATTTTTAGTTCCCGAAATTGGTTTAACCACTCAATTAGTGCAGCGTTTAACAGCGTATTTTGGTAACAAAGTAGCAGTTTTCAATTCTAAATATTCCGAAAACGAAAGGGTAGAGGTGTATCAACACGTTTTAAATCAATCCGAAAATGCTCAAGTTGTAATAGGTTCGCGTTCATCAATCTTTCTTCCGTTCAAAAACCTGCAATTAATTATTGTCGATGAAGAACACGAAGCAAGCTACAAACAGGTCGATCCCGCACCACGTTTTCACACGCGCGATGCTGCTATTGTTTTGGCGAAGATGTTCAATGCAAAAGTTTTGTTGGGATCGGCAACGCCAAGTTTAGAAAGTTATTACAATTCGTATCAACAAAAATATGGCTATGTGGAATTAAATCAGCGTTTTACGAATGTGAAATTGCCCGAAATTATTTTGGTTGATTTAAAAGAAGCACGCAGAAAAAAAGAAGTAAACGGAATTTTTAGTATAAAGTTGATCGATGCCATTACCGAAGCACTCTACAACGGCGAGCAGGTTTTGTTGTTTCAAAACCGACGCGGATATTCACCTGTTTTAGAGTGTTTAACCTGCGGAAACGTGCCACATTGTACCTCGTGCGATGTAAGTTTAACCTATTACAAACGTCAAAATTATTTAAAGTGTCATTATTGCGGTTATACTATGGCAATGCCTACCAAATGCCACAGTTGTCACAGTACCGATTTAACTACAAAAGGTTTAGGAACGGAACAGATAGAAGACGCTTTACGATCGATTTTTCCAAACAAACAAATTGCCCGAATGGATCAGGATACAACACGAGGAAAATTTGCTTTTGAACGATTGATTGATGGATTTAAAAACCGTGAAATTGATATTATGGTGGGTACGCAAATGTTGGCAAAAGGACTCGATTTTGACAATGTTTCGCTTGTGGGTATTATGAATGCCGATAGTATGCTGACCTTTCCCGATTTTCGAGCGTATGAACGTGCTTATCAGTTAATGACACAGGTTGCAGGGCGTGCCGGCAGAAAAAACAAACAAGGTAAAGTATTGATTCAAACTTACAATCCATACCACAACACCATACAGCAGGTTACCCAAAACGATTATAAAGCAATGTTTAAAGAACAGATGTACGAACGTTTAAACTTTAAATATCCGCCGTTTTACCGTTTGATACGTTTGCAGATGAAACATACCGATTTTAATAAAGTAAAAGAAGCATCAACTTGGTTGGCAACAAATATGCGTAATAATATAAACGGAATTTTAGTTTTAGGTCCGCAGGAACCATCAATAAACAGAATCCGAAATCAGTATATCCAGATTGTTTTAATAAAACTTCCGCTTAACAAACCCGTGAATGTCCTAAAAACAGCTATTCAAAAAAGCATCAGCAGTTTAGAAACAATCGGTATGTATAAAGGCGTAAAAACAACCATAAGTGTTGATTTTTATTGA